ACGCTGCGGGCGCGCATAGGAGGCCGCTATCTGAACCGGTACTTTATCATTTCACGGAAGAAAAGCGGCGTCTATGAGATCCATCACCAGCCCATGCTCGGTTTCTACTATGCTGGGGAGCGGAAGTTTCATCGCCTGTGGAAGGAAGCGATCTGGAAGTTTCAGGTTGAATATCCGGATCTCACGCTCATAGCGAATACACTGACGTTTGTGTCCCGCTCCCGCGGGGCCATGCCGGTGGAGACGAGCCGCTTGATGTTGATGTTCTCACGTTACATGGGGGACTTCCTTATCGTCTTGAATCTCGCAAATTACAGGCGTGTAGAAGGCAAGTGGCGGGTGCTTCATCTCATTCAAAAAGTGCACCGACGTATACCGGTGACTTACATCCTGGTGGGAGAGAAGCCATGAGATCAGTCCAACTCGAGTTGTTTGATTGGAACGGGATGATGAACAAAGAGGCTGTCTCCGTGAATGACTACTATTGCGAATTCCAGCCCTATCGAGTCATCAGCGTAACGCTGCTGGCTACGAAGGCGATATCAAAGCGGAACGAAGCATTCGGGAGCTCGCGTCTCAAGGAGAACTCTGTTATAGCGATTGGAGCGGGCAAAGGATTTCGGATCAAGCATGCAGGGAAGGTCTATTCGAGCTTCTCGCGCGACTGTGGTGCATGAAGATCAACGGGAAGGTCAGTCGGGATATTTATCAAACCCCGCGCCTCCCGAAGGTCTACAATCCCGTCTTCGATGACCATCTCGCTTCTCGCATCCCGAAGGAAGTCATGAAGATGATTCCCCCGGATGTTCTCCTTGTCTTCTTAATGGAATACGAGGGGGACGAGCAGCGCGTCTACCATGTGACCTACCACGATGGCAAGCGCTGGTTTACCGCGGCGAACCTTTTCGATTACCGGAAGCGGAAATGGATGGACGGCAGGACGACAAGGTTGTACGGCGAGCAGTTTCGAGCCGACTTGGAGCACCAATGGTGGACCCGGGAAGGGTACGAGAAAGCAAAAGCCGACAATCGGCTCGATCCGCAGGTAGCTGCCGTCTGGTCCAATTACGTGAAGTTCTACGGCCGCGATGAAGCGTTATGCCGCCTAGGGCTTCCTCCCGTTTCCACGGGATATAACGAGAGACATTTTGAGGAGTGTGCCAAATATGGATGGTATTTCGAACGAGAGAGTAATCCACCGGTACAGCCGCGCAGAGGCAATCGCCGACGGACAATTGGTTGATATAACGCGATGGACAACGCGGGCTGGCATTATTTACCCCGTCGCAGTTTCCATCGAAGTTTGGTCTTCCGTCACTGAGCCGGACAATCCGCTTCATATATCCTTGCTTGGCCGCTTTGTCGCCATGCTGCGTGATGAAATGCGCAGAGGAAGCGGCGACTGGCTTGCGTACTCGCATGAAGTTGATCTTGACGGGTTATCAAAATCGCATGCCTTATATGTGACTTTGTTACCCGGTGACGAGCTCGAGCCGGTTGTTACGGTGACGATGAACGACGAAGACTAGATTATGGAGGTATTTCGGATGAAACAATCGATTTTGCGGACATTTCCACATCGACTGATAGGAGATTCGGCAAGTTTTGCAGATGCCTGGAAAGCGGATCCCGCTTCCGTTGGCCTCATGCAGCGACTTTTCGCTTTTTGCTACAAGTGGTATTTCACATGCAGCAGCATGCTGTCTACTTGTTTTGCTGCTTTCCATAAGCCGGTGAAGCGTGCAGAATACATGCCGGAATCCATCACCGTGGAACAAACTTGTTTAGCTATATCGAGGAGATGGAATGCTGCCTGCAGGTAGTCGAAATTGCGAAAGCAGGTCCCGCTCCTGCGGCACCTCTACCAGCAATGCTTCGTGTATCGCAGCTGAAGCGAAGCCTATACAGGCTTTGGGTTCTCATCCATAACCTGTTCGGCATTGCTCAATGGATTAACGTCTACACGTGCACACGGGCATATGGCGGCAGCGAAGCGGGCGGTTGGTACTATTTGAAGTACAGATGCGAGAAATCGCGTCAGGTTGGTTTCTGGGAGGCTGCGGCACTTCGACTTCATTGGCAATCACAGTACAGGGTCTGTAAAATAAATTGTGTAAACTCCTAAACCTATTAAAATGGAAGTAGAAGAAAGGTTGGGGAGTTACATGGGATTATGGACCAAGGAACAGCTGCGCCAGTTCATTAAAGAGAATAAGCTGGTCACCGCGCAAGATGCTCAGAATACGTTGAAAGATCTCTTCGCCGAGACGATTCAAGAGATGCTGGAGGCGGAGATGGATACCCATTTGGGTTACGAGAAACATGAGGTAAAGAGCAAAACGACATCAAATAGTCGAAACGGTAAGAGTCGTAAGACACTCGTCAGCGAATACGGCGAGCAGGAAATTAGCGTACCACGAGACCGCCAAGGCGAGTTCGAACCCATCGTGGTTAAGAAGCATCAGTCCAACGTAACGGGCATCGAGGATCAAATTGTAGCGCTCTACGCCAAGGGTGTAAGCACACGCGAGATCCAAGACCATCTGGCTAATCTGTACGGCATTGACGTCTCGCCAACGCTCATCTCAAATGTAACCAACAAGATTGTCCCGCTCATCAAGGAATGGCAGAATCGGCCGCTGCAGGGCGTTTACGCGGTCGTCTTTCTCGATGCGATCCACTTTAAAGTCAAGCAGGACGGCGCTATTGTAAACAAGGCTGCCTACATGGTCATTGGCATCGATCTGGACGGAAACAAGGACGTTTTGGGCATGTGGATTGGCGAGCATGAGTCGGCCAAGTTCTGGCTTAGCGTGCTCAATGAGCTGAAGAATCGCGGCGTACAAGACATTCTCATCACTTGCGTGGACAACCTATCGGGCTTCTCACAGGCCATCTCCGCCTGCTATCCGCAGACCGAAATCCAGAAGTGCATCATTCACCAGATTCGTAATTCTACACGATACGTCTCCTACAAGGATCTCAAGAAAGTGACGGCAGATCTAAAGCCCATCTACAAGGCTGTGACGGAAGAGGCTGCGCTGGTGGAACTGGATCGCTTTGAGGAAGTCTGGGGCACGAAGTACCCTCTCATCGTCCGTTCCTGGCGGAATAACTGGGACGAACTCGCGACGTTCTTCAAGTACCCGCCTGAGATTCGAAAACTCATTTACACCACGAATATTATCGAAAGTTACCACCGGCAATTACGCAAAGTTACCAAAGGAAAGAGCATCTTCCCGTCTGACGAAGCGTTGTTAAAGATGCTCTATCTTTCCACGATGGATGTTATTCGTAAGTGGACAGGCCGGGTTCAGAACTGGGGGCAAATGCTGCTTCAGCTCTCGGTGTTCTTCCCAGATCGCGTCGGCCAGCACCTCCGTTAAAGAAACTGTTGTAAATGAGTTTACACATAATTATTGACAGACCCACAGTACACGCTCAGCCATAAATGGGGGAGTCTTTATTCTCAGACCGGCGGGCAAGACATCATCGTCCTCATTGAGACAACGAGGGCAGCCAGCATGACGAAGCGAGCGCCGCGATTCGGAGAATATGAAGCGCCGATTTTCTCTAATCTAATTACGAGAAATCAGGCAACAAGGTAGGTAATTCATACTTAAAGGGAGGGAAGCTCCGCTGCAACATTGGCGGGGTTTCCCGCCTTCGTTGCATGAGCAATATAATGAGCAAAAAGGAAATTCTAACAACGCAAGATATTCTGGCCATTGTCTCCTCGTTTCGTGATAGGCGCTATCCGGACAAGTCGATTGAAGAAGTGCTCGCTATTGCCAATTGCAATGCTGCATTCTCCATTGAAGACGCGATCGAAGCTACGTGTTCACAAGCGGAAATTGAGAGCCATCTTCATTCGGTGTACCTGTGTGATACATTAGATAGCCCTGATAACGAAGACGATGGTTATACGGATCCGAAAGAAGATGTGGGCTTCTGGCGTACCGGTATTCGTATTTTCCTGCTATCCATGGAGGGCTATGATATGACCGGTCACTATCAAGCGAAGGCTTCAGAGAAGGAGCGGACATTTCTTCGTAAATTTGGCAAAGAGGGATACGTCTTCTTTACGGTGAAAGGGCATCGTCCAAACACGATTCAGAAGGTCACGAAGGACTACATTTACGTCACAACGGAAAAGAGCGAGAAACCGAATCGTATTCCGCGGGCAAGCCTTCGGCGCGCTTTGTCGGTGCTCTTCTACCGCCGAGTAACGACGCTCAAAGCGCTAATTCGAATTAATTCATTCTCCAGTGCAATCGCCGGACTGATAAAGACGATTATGAGCGATATTTGCAAGGTGACGGAGACGAAGAGTAGGGCGGTTCGATTGACGCTGCGCGGACTACGCTACATCTTCAGCGGAGTCAGTAAAGGAATGGATGATGCGCGCATTGTAAGGGAAAACGGAGGGAGATTTTTGCTCCTAAGTTATTACTACTTACGTTCGGACCCATCCTACAGCTGGAAACAACGTCTTCGCGAGCTAGGTTATGAGGGAC
Above is a window of Paenibacillus rhizovicinus DNA encoding:
- a CDS encoding IS256 family transposase, encoding MGLWTKEQLRQFIKENKLVTAQDAQNTLKDLFAETIQEMLEAEMDTHLGYEKHEVKSKTTSNSRNGKSRKTLVSEYGEQEISVPRDRQGEFEPIVVKKHQSNVTGIEDQIVALYAKGVSTREIQDHLANLYGIDVSPTLISNVTNKIVPLIKEWQNRPLQGVYAVVFLDAIHFKVKQDGAIVNKAAYMVIGIDLDGNKDVLGMWIGEHESAKFWLSVLNELKNRGVQDILITCVDNLSGFSQAISACYPQTEIQKCIIHQIRNSTRYVSYKDLKKVTADLKPIYKAVTEEAALVELDRFEEVWGTKYPLIVRSWRNNWDELATFFKYPPEIRKLIYTTNIIESYHRQLRKVTKGKSIFPSDEALLKMLYLSTMDVIRKWTGRVQNWGQMLLQLSVFFPDRVGQHLR